A single genomic interval of Brevibacillus brevis harbors:
- a CDS encoding stage V sporulation protein D — MRVSNATVRRRIFIILIVGVVLYSALVTRLGYVQLIEGPKLSQMSDELLKREIKFQPNRGRILDRSGNELVTNMTVPTLVSVGAQIKDPKETARQLAVILEQKEEDVFRAITKKEMSNNQIPGGRKLSVEKARKIQELNLPGIYLAGDTKRFYPNGNMAAHILGFTGIDNQGLTGLEKIYDPFLMGTEGHISFPSDAKGRVLPGGTEDYVAPVNGMDMYLTLDSTIQSFIERELDQAVVAYQPDDVLAIAMNPKTGEILGMGSRPTFQPDAYRDYPSEVYNRNLPIWKTYEPGSTFKIVTLAAALNEGVINLNEGFYDPGFINVAGKRLRCWKRQGHGQETMLEVVENSCNPGFVTMGQRLQKERLFDYIKKFGFGQKTGIDLIGEENGLLFNLNKVGPVELGTTSFGQGVSVTPIQQMAAVSAAINGGKLMKPFVAKEWRDSVTHDVVARTLPTEVRQVITEETSAKVRHALESVVAQGTGNKAYIEGYRVGGKTGTAQKVKNGRYVDGEYIVSFIGFAPADDPQLVVYFAVDNPKALAFGGLIAAPSVKSIMESSLQHLNVPKRKDGIPKEINKALGERAPIEVPNMVGQSMRDVVTTYDTLPLVVSGKGQYVIQQSPAPGVKIDEGGKIRIYLGDKLTN, encoded by the coding sequence TTGCGGGTATCCAATGCTACTGTACGCCGTCGCATTTTTATCATCTTGATTGTAGGAGTCGTTTTGTATTCGGCACTTGTCACCCGTTTGGGTTATGTCCAATTGATAGAAGGACCAAAACTCTCGCAAATGTCAGATGAACTGCTCAAGCGGGAAATTAAATTTCAACCCAATCGCGGTCGCATTCTAGACAGAAGTGGCAATGAGCTCGTGACGAATATGACCGTCCCCACATTGGTATCGGTAGGGGCTCAAATCAAAGACCCTAAAGAAACAGCGAGACAGCTCGCCGTCATTTTGGAGCAAAAAGAAGAAGATGTATTTCGCGCCATTACGAAAAAAGAAATGAGTAACAACCAGATTCCTGGTGGAAGAAAACTGTCTGTTGAAAAGGCGAGAAAAATACAAGAACTCAATTTGCCAGGTATATACTTGGCAGGGGATACGAAGCGTTTTTACCCGAACGGTAATATGGCAGCCCATATTCTTGGTTTCACAGGCATTGACAATCAAGGGCTGACAGGGCTTGAAAAAATTTATGATCCCTTCTTGATGGGGACTGAGGGGCATATCTCATTTCCGTCAGATGCCAAAGGGCGCGTACTGCCAGGTGGAACCGAAGACTACGTAGCACCCGTGAACGGCATGGACATGTATTTAACACTCGACAGTACCATCCAATCGTTTATCGAACGCGAGCTGGATCAGGCGGTCGTCGCGTATCAGCCAGATGATGTTCTGGCGATCGCCATGAATCCAAAGACAGGAGAAATATTGGGGATGGGAAGTCGCCCGACTTTTCAACCGGATGCGTACAGAGACTATCCTTCCGAGGTGTACAATAGAAATCTCCCTATCTGGAAAACATACGAGCCTGGTTCCACATTCAAGATTGTGACATTGGCAGCTGCTTTAAACGAAGGTGTCATCAATTTGAACGAGGGCTTTTACGATCCGGGATTCATAAACGTGGCCGGGAAGCGATTGCGCTGCTGGAAGCGGCAGGGGCATGGACAGGAAACGATGCTGGAAGTGGTAGAGAATTCTTGTAACCCTGGCTTCGTTACGATGGGCCAGCGACTGCAAAAAGAACGACTTTTTGACTACATCAAAAAATTTGGCTTCGGACAAAAGACAGGGATCGATTTGATCGGCGAAGAAAACGGGCTGTTATTCAACTTGAATAAAGTGGGACCGGTAGAGCTGGGTACGACTTCTTTCGGTCAAGGCGTATCGGTAACGCCGATTCAACAAATGGCTGCGGTCTCGGCTGCTATCAATGGTGGCAAACTTATGAAGCCGTTTGTCGCCAAAGAATGGCGGGATAGTGTGACACACGATGTCGTAGCGAGGACCTTGCCAACGGAAGTTCGACAGGTGATTACGGAAGAGACCTCCGCCAAAGTTCGGCATGCCCTGGAAAGTGTAGTCGCTCAAGGAACGGGTAATAAGGCATATATTGAAGGATATCGGGTAGGAGGAAAGACGGGAACTGCGCAAAAAGTAAAAAATGGCCGTTACGTTGACGGGGAATACATCGTGTCGTTTATCGGCTTTGCGCCAGCTGATGATCCACAGCTCGTCGTATATTTCGCCGTAGATAATCCGAAAGCACTGGCGTTTGGTGGATTGATTGCCGCTCCGAGTGTAAAAAGTATCATGGAATCCTCCCTTCAACATTTGAATGTACCGAAGCGAAAAGATGGCATCCCCAAGGAAATTAACAAAGCACTTGGAGAAAGGGCGCCAATCGAAGTACCAAACATGGTCGGACAATCCATGAGAGACGTAGTGACGACGTATGATACTCTGCCGCTAGTCGTTTCGGGTAAAGGTCAGTACGTCATCCAGCAGTCCCCTGCACCCGGAGTAAAAATTGATGAGGGCGGAAAAATTCGCATATACCTTGGTGACAAATTGACCAATTAG
- a CDS encoding penicillin-binding protein, with protein MEWKRKVNWRILVVALCLILIFSTLSFRIYWIQTAEAARIMETAQKQWDREHVLKPKRGAIYDRNGEILAYEGKAYTVNARLKPLDARDEDVVKDPYYTANMLAPILNAPVQELVKNLTKQNKVVELGRYGQKISEEQKNRILELQYPKLPSGEQVKKNQLPGIYLTETTRRIYPNNAFASHVIGYLDLYDEPKMGIELQLNPQLAGEKGHISYQRDRAGYQLPDGEGEYIPAKDGLDVYLTIDRQIQDYVEQALDKVEQQYKPQGMTVIVADPQTGEVLAMGNRSQFNPNTYYNGIANYNNHAVTTMFEPGSTFKIITLAAAIEEKMFNQNETYQSGAYTIKGQIPIRDHNNGAGWGTITFLEGVQRSSNVLFAKLGYERLKLEGLKKYFKKFGMGEKTGIELPYEKEGSLINLEKPRSPRDWAATTYGQAATVTAIQQVAAVGAIANGGELLKPHIVKEMRDPHTGAVVNRTQREVVERVVSEATAKQTRDILGKVVSEKPGTGTLYQIEGYQVAGKTGTAQKYDPNTGKIMDGRYVGSFIGFAPKDNPKLLVYVVIDDPQTDAWYALWGQMMLAPMFTSIMERSLQYLQQQPDLSLVKNKQIDKAKPKKEAQAALASSPATPKTLPKFEGMSTTAAQLRAKQDNLTVTVAGTGTKIVKQYPEAYDQVVPGEQIILVTDRVKGTKMPDFKGKSLRDVMEFSSLINLEMKSTGTGFVTQQSIPPGTILQGTELLQVTLQSVSEPPVPTTPPSGQEGSTVPATTTPNNPGQNATTNPTGGNNPAPPSSGQQTGSGQQTGQGGAAQPPASGQAPPPDKPGDQATQTPTTP; from the coding sequence ATGGAATGGAAACGAAAAGTAAATTGGCGAATTCTCGTGGTAGCCTTATGCCTGATCTTGATCTTCTCTACGTTGAGCTTTCGAATTTATTGGATCCAAACGGCAGAGGCTGCCAGAATTATGGAAACTGCACAAAAGCAGTGGGACAGAGAACATGTTTTGAAGCCAAAGCGTGGAGCGATCTATGATCGAAACGGAGAGATTTTGGCGTATGAGGGTAAGGCATATACGGTAAATGCAAGGCTGAAGCCACTTGATGCGAGAGACGAAGATGTGGTGAAAGACCCTTACTACACAGCGAATATGCTGGCTCCGATTTTGAATGCGCCTGTTCAGGAATTGGTGAAGAATTTGACCAAGCAGAACAAAGTAGTGGAATTGGGGCGCTACGGTCAAAAGATCAGTGAAGAGCAAAAGAACCGCATTCTGGAATTGCAATATCCGAAGCTTCCTAGTGGAGAGCAAGTTAAAAAGAACCAGCTCCCAGGCATCTATTTGACTGAAACGACTCGCCGGATTTATCCGAATAACGCCTTCGCTTCCCATGTGATCGGTTATCTTGATTTGTATGATGAACCGAAAATGGGGATCGAGCTGCAATTGAACCCACAATTAGCTGGCGAAAAGGGACATATTTCCTACCAGAGGGATCGTGCAGGCTACCAGCTCCCAGACGGAGAAGGGGAGTACATTCCTGCAAAAGATGGCTTGGATGTTTATCTCACCATTGATCGCCAAATACAGGATTATGTTGAACAAGCGCTTGACAAGGTGGAGCAGCAGTACAAGCCACAGGGCATGACGGTTATTGTAGCCGACCCGCAAACGGGTGAGGTTTTGGCGATGGGCAACCGCTCGCAGTTTAATCCGAATACGTACTACAACGGGATTGCTAATTACAATAACCATGCTGTCACCACGATGTTTGAGCCGGGATCTACGTTTAAGATTATTACGCTTGCCGCAGCGATTGAAGAAAAAATGTTTAATCAGAATGAAACCTATCAATCAGGTGCTTATACCATCAAGGGGCAGATTCCGATCCGTGACCACAACAATGGTGCCGGTTGGGGAACCATCACCTTTTTGGAAGGGGTTCAGCGATCCAGTAACGTATTGTTCGCTAAGTTGGGTTATGAACGGTTGAAGCTGGAAGGTCTGAAGAAATACTTCAAAAAATTCGGGATGGGTGAAAAGACCGGAATTGAGCTTCCCTACGAGAAAGAAGGAAGTTTGATCAACCTGGAAAAACCTCGGTCACCACGTGACTGGGCCGCAACAACGTATGGACAAGCAGCGACGGTCACGGCGATCCAGCAGGTTGCCGCTGTAGGGGCGATCGCGAATGGAGGAGAGCTTCTAAAGCCTCATATTGTAAAAGAAATGCGTGATCCTCACACGGGAGCAGTCGTCAATCGCACGCAACGTGAGGTTGTGGAGCGAGTAGTAAGTGAAGCGACTGCGAAACAGACACGCGACATTTTGGGTAAGGTTGTCTCAGAGAAGCCCGGGACTGGTACACTCTATCAGATCGAAGGGTACCAAGTAGCAGGAAAGACGGGAACGGCACAAAAATATGATCCCAACACAGGGAAAATTATGGATGGCCGTTACGTTGGTTCTTTCATCGGTTTTGCGCCAAAAGACAACCCGAAGCTGTTAGTTTATGTCGTCATTGACGATCCGCAAACAGATGCATGGTACGCGCTGTGGGGGCAGATGATGCTCGCTCCCATGTTTACATCCATTATGGAACGCAGTCTTCAATATTTGCAGCAGCAGCCTGATTTGTCCTTAGTCAAGAATAAACAGATTGATAAGGCGAAGCCGAAAAAAGAAGCGCAGGCAGCACTGGCATCCTCGCCTGCTACACCGAAGACATTGCCTAAGTTTGAAGGGATGTCCACGACAGCTGCTCAATTGCGAGCGAAGCAGGACAATTTGACGGTAACAGTAGCCGGGACAGGTACGAAAATCGTCAAACAGTATCCGGAAGCCTATGATCAGGTCGTTCCAGGTGAACAGATCATCCTCGTAACTGACAGGGTAAAAGGAACGAAGATGCCTGATTTCAAAGGAAAATCATTACGGGACGTCATGGAGTTCAGCTCTTTGATCAATCTCGAAATGAAATCGACTGGAACTGGCTTCGTCACCCAACAAAGTATTCCTCCGGGAACGATCCTCCAGGGCACAGAGCTGCTTCAGGTGACGCTGCAATCCGTGTCGGAACCACCTGTGCCGACCACGCCTCCTTCAGGTCAGGAGGGCAGCACAGTGCCTGCTACAACAACACCAAACAATCCAGGGCAGAATGCTACTACAAATCCAACAGGTGGAAATAATCCGGCTCCACCATCTTCCGGTCAGCAAACTGGTTCTGGTCAACAAACTGGGCAAGGTGGAGCAGCACAGCCGCCAGCATCTGGACAGGCACCTCCTCCAGACAAACCAGGAGACCAGGCAACGCAAACACCGACAACTCCATAG